One genomic segment of Mytilus trossulus isolate FHL-02 chromosome 4, PNRI_Mtr1.1.1.hap1, whole genome shotgun sequence includes these proteins:
- the LOC134716256 gene encoding uncharacterized protein LOC134716256 yields MQVLFGILLIICSAVSASNKGGYGSYGGGYGGYGGVLGGLGGLGGGLGGGLGGRLGGELGGGLWGIGVGGYGKGGYGGGYGIGGGYGGFGIGGGYGGYGIGGGYEGYGIGGGYGGYGIGGGYGGYGIGGGHGGYGIGGGYGGGLIGLGGGFGGGLGGGYGKGYKKAIVVKVPVKGYGGYGVGIGGIGGGLGGIGGGFGGAGGRLGGIGGRFGGVGGRLGGIGGGLGGIGGGLGGKLGGYGGLNSYASGKGKGY; encoded by the exons ATGCAGGTCTTATTCGGAATTCTCCTGATTATCTGTAGCGCAGTCAGCGCATCCAATAAAGGAGGATATGGCAGTTACGGAGGTGGATACGGAGGATACGGAGGTGTATTAGGAGGACTAGGTGGATTAGGAGGTGGTCTAGGAGGAGGATTAGGAGGAAGATTAGGTGGAGAATTAGGAGGGGGATTGTGGGGTATTGGAGTTGGTGGATACGGTAAAGGAGGATATGGAGGAGGATACGGAATCGGAGGTGGATATGGAGGATTCGGAATCGGAGGTGGATACGGAGGATACGGAATAGGTGGTGGATACGAAGGATACGGAATCGGTGGTGGATACGGAGGATACGGAATCGGAGGAGGATACGGAGGATATGGAATCGGAGGTGGACACGGAGGATACGGAATCGGTGGTGGATACGGCGGAGGATTAATTGGACTTGGTGGCGGATTCGGAGGTGGACTCGGGGGTGGATATGGTAAAGGATACAAAAAAGCCATTGTTGTCAAAGTACCTGTGAAAGGTTATGgtggttacggtgttggaatcGGTGGTATCGGAGGTGGATTAGGAGGTATCGGAGGTGGATTTGGTGGTGCCGGAGGTAGACTTGGTGGTATCGGAGGTAGATTTGGTGGTGTCGGAGGTAGACTTGGTGGCATCGGAGGTGGATTAGGAGGAATCGGAGGCGGATTAGGTGGTAAACTAGGTGGATATGGTGGTTTGAATAGTTATGCTTCTGGAAAGGGCAAAG gATATTAA
- the LOC134716894 gene encoding shematrin-like protein 2: protein MVKYSSVNPCGLGGYGGGLGGLGGGYGGYGIGGGYGGYGIGGGYGGYGIGGGYGIGGGYGGYGIGSGYGGYGIGGGYGGYGIGGGYGIGGGYGGIGGGYGGYGKAVVVKVPVSVGYGGYGGIGGGFSGVKGGFGGVGGGLGGIGGGIGGGYGGLNSYSYGKGKGY, encoded by the exons ATGGTAAAATATAGTAGTGTCAATCCCT GTGGACTAGGAGGATACGGTGGTGGATTAGGAGGTTTAGGAGGTGGATACGGTGGATACGGAATTGGTGGTGGATACGGAGGATACGGAATTGGAGGTGGATACGGTGGATACGGAATCGGTGGTGGATACGGAATCGGTGGTGGATACGGAGGTTATGGAATCGGAAGTGGATACGGAGGATATGGAATCGGAGGTGGATATGGAGGATATGGAATCGGAGGTGGCTATGGAATCGGAGGTGGATATGGTGGAATCGGCGGTGGATACGGAGGATATGGAAAAGCCGTTGTTGTTAAAGTACCAGTATCTGTAGGATATGGCGGTTATGGTGGTATCGGAGGTGGATTCAGTGGTGTCAAAGGTGGATTCGGTGGGGTCGGAGGTGGATTAGGTGGTATCGGAGGTGGAATTGGTGGTGGTTATGGTGGTTTGAACAGTTATTCATACGGAAAGGGAAAAG gatattaa